In the genome of Populus trichocarpa isolate Nisqually-1 chromosome 10, P.trichocarpa_v4.1, whole genome shotgun sequence, the window ATCAGGGAAAAGAATATGATAGACTGGTTGGAATTTTTTGTGCGAGTTTCTGTAAATGAATATTGTTTGTCACAGGAAATGGAACttaggattttgtttttgttatgtggATTTGTCTGGagattaaaatgttattttggtGGTTAGGTCGAAGTCCAACCAATACCCAAACACATCTCTGATCCAGATTGAGGGAGTCAACACCAAGGAAGAAGTTGCATGGTATGCTGGTAAGCGCATGGCATACATATACAAGGCCAAGGTGAAGAGGGATGGGACCCACTATCGCTGCATTTGGGGCAAGGTCACAAGGCCTCATGGAAACAGTGGTGTTGTCAGAGCTAAGTTCAAGTCCAACTTGCCTCCAAAGTCCATggtattgttaaaaaatagcTGTTGTGATTGATATGTCATCCTTTCTGGGTATTTGGATTTTTGtgtattgattttgtttgttttttattttttagggatgTCGTGTAAGAGTTTTCATGTATCCCAGCAACATTTGAGGTACAGTTAACTTTAATGTCATCATTACTTTCCTCTTCGAATGTGCCAATCATCATTACTTTCCTCTTTGAACGTGTTAAGCTCAAtgacatgttttgttttattgtgtatttatttgaattttgccTGCCTCTCGAGATCAAGAGTCTAATTTagaagtttgacgggttaacttacCAAGTAACACTTTGGTTGCTTCGTGGTGGGGGATTACTTCGTGGGGAATGATTTTGAGAATTGTATATGGTTACTTTTGATTCTTGAATAATGATTTTCTCATAATGTATCCGTTTGTGTTTTTGGTGATGGATGCTAATGTTTCAATACTTCGTTGGAATTCCATTTTTCAGTGAATGGAGTGGGTTAAAATGGCAATACCAGGGGCCATTATTATCCACTGAATCTGTCAAATGTGCCTTTATTCTATAGAATTGCTGCGGTGTGTAATCTTATACATGGTTTTACAGTGCAGCCTTATGGATGGATTGAAAGTGCCGGCATTGTACTTGTATGTGcattaatataatatgatcAAAGCGTTCTAGTTATTTTCTTCAGTTGATCACTTGAGTCTACCAACATTCTTTTGTTGTCTAATAATCACTTTCCAGTAGCATTttaatctcatttaaaaaaatggatgttTTTTTAGGACACTGTTATCTAGTGTGATTCTGATAGCGCTCAGCTCATGCTATTATTTTGGATTCATTTTATTCCGTTGCTAATCAGGCTCGGATAACATaagaaacatttttattttggattcaatTCCTGTCAATGGTTTCACGCCTCTAATAAAGTCCTAGCTTTGTTTCAGTCACATTTTGTGATGGTCTTTTATCTTGATTCTAATGTCtgctatttttttcctcttgcagTTCCTCAGGCTCTTTACAGGTAGCAGCGTGGGTCCATTTGATGTCTTGTAGGGATTGtcgttttactttttataagctAAGTTTAAATATCGTATGAGCTGAGAATGATGGACGGACTTTGTTTCTAATTTCAGTATCCGTTTTCCACCATTCTGTCGTTGATGTGAATGGTTTTGCGATCACCTTTTCCTTGATTTAAACATTAAGATCTTAGGTATGATGAACAAGGTGTGGCACATTGATTCGCGCAATAATTCTTATACTGTAACCGAATGTGATAGGGCCAGAGGGTCTATTCATTATATAGACAAAAGCATAAACACgttttgcaaggaaaaaaacaggAGGCTGGGTATCTGTTatttgagcttaaaaaaaaggaaagtgcTAAAAAGGTAAGGTGAATTGCTGTCCATGTTTTCCTTGCATGTTCATGGAAGAAAACCGTAGTTAAGCAGAAAAGAACACATGATTGGAGGTCCAAATTACTCCATTTTTTAGCTACCCGCTGTCCCACCCAACTGGTAACAAAcgcaatcaaaataaatggaaggatAACTGGATAAGTTTTTCATTATGGAAGTGTGAAGATTTCCCTGCATATTATTATACAGCTGGAATTCTGAAAAATTCGTGAACatgaaactttttcctttttgtcgAGAAGGGTGAAAATCAAGATAGCTTGTTGTGTGATTAGAGTAGAATTTCTGGGGAGATATGAGTTGCACTTGACACTCTGCGTTTTTGATAACTTCTTTGTTTCCTAGGATAAACACACCTTAAAAAACCTTGTCACGAGCTTACCGGCAGCAGTACGTCTCTGTGGCCATGCTAAAGGTTGTAATTTTCCCCTGAGGTATAGCTCTCCAACGAAGTATCCTGCCATGCCTTTTCTTTACTAAAAGCATCGGACCTGGGTTACCTTTCCAATTTTCAGTTCGCTGATCTGCTCCAAATAAATACCTTGCCTCTATTTTAGTAAGGAATCAACAAATCAGTAGAAGATTGattcaaaagttcaaaaaaaaagaaaaaaaacgaatgCCAATTCCTTAAAAAAGGGTACCAACATGATATATCCACCCAAAGATATCAATCAGACCAGCTGTtctaagagtatttttttttctcagcttGAAAAGCAATGGCTGAAGCTATAGTTTCTGCTGTCATTTGAAGAACTGACCCTGTAGTTAGTGAAGCAGCTTTTCTTTATAGTGCCGCATAGGAAGTTGAGGGGTTCAAGCTGAACTGAAGCGAATGAAGTGCTTCATGAAAGATGCAGACCAGAAGCAAGAAAAAGATGAGCGTGTTCGCAACTGCATGGCTGAAATCAGAGATGTTGCATACGAGGCAGAAATTTGCCGGaggataagctcattcaaacaCTTCAAAAAGGGTTGGGGGGGAAACGATATTTGGTGGTCCTAGATGATATTATATGGGGAAATGAAGTGTGGGTTAGTTTAAAGCCTGCTTTCCCTAAAGGAAAGGAGGGAAGCAAAGTTTCAGTAACCACGCTAATTGAATGTTTACATAGTTAACAATTCATTTTCTTCTAATTGAATGTGTTGTCACTCAACTCAATTTGTCTGAGCTACCAGTATCTTGTGTTTAATGCTAGTATTTACTTGGATATTGAGCAAACAATTTTAGAAACCGAAGTGGTGTCAACCTTGCATTCTAGCAGGCGAGATGGTACCATCGCCTTGCGTATTCACTTTGACTCTGCTGTCCATATACCTTTCTTGGTAAGAAGGAAATAGAGTCAGAACTGCTTTGGTACAACAAAATTTGTTGTTTGGACGTATAATCAAACAGAACCACATGTGGGTCAACAAATCAAGAAGCACGATTGAACATAATTAGGACGCCTTGTCAATTCCCATCTTTTAGTTCATAGTAATTGGGAAACACAATCTCTCCCATCTGCAGCTGCCAGAATCCTGAAGCAATATATTAGAACAAATGTTTTTCATGCCTGTGCATGTCAAAAGGTAGTCAAATGGTAAAAAGATATGCTCCGGTATTGTTTGTTTATACCAGGAAGATATGGCATCTCTCATTTCAATCGAATGCAAGAAACAGTCGTGCACTTACAATCTAAAAATAGTTTCCCGAGATGGATGCTGATGGTGATGGTTCAAACAATGATCACACACTGATAAGTCCAGTGACTAGGCATCAACCACATAACCTAGGGACCGCTAAAATACTTCGGAAACGCTCAAACAGCTGCACGATACTACTTTCTTCACAACAACATGGTAGAAACTTTCAATATGAGAACTGCTGGAAACTCTATTGATCTGATTTAGGCCTCCATGCTGGCTGCCCTTGAATGTGATAATGTGGCACATATCTTTGCCTGGTTGAATTGATTGTCTGATTTTCCTGTCTTTCATTGGTAGAATTCCTTGAACCGCTTCCCATTCTTTGGGAGCTCAAATTGCTGGTATGACTTGCCGGTCTTATATTGAGAGTTTGGGAGCTCAAATTGCTGGGATGACTTGCCGGACTTATATTGAGAGTTTGAAACTGTGCTTGTGATGGTGAATACACGGACCTGCTAGTTTGTGAACGAGTTGTAATATGCTGGCCAGCCATGTAGCTTGAGGTCCCAACTGGAGTCCTGACACGGTGAACAGATGTGTAGCTTGGGGTCCCAACTGGAATTCTGACTTGGTGACCAGCAGTATAGCTTGAGTTACTAGCTGGTGTTCCTGCAATAATACGTGATATTCGTGGCCTGACTAACATGCCCAAGAAAGAAATCTGATTCTGGTTAGCCGTCACAAGTCTATGGTGGGTTGTCTGAATAGCTTCAGATATCTTCATTAGGTTTGCAGCACTCACAGCTCGTGCAGTATTTTCTGGCTGCTCAAAGGGATCCTCGATCTAAAATATCAGCAGTGGCAAGACAATCAGCAGCAGTGGAAATAACAGCATCAGCTATCATTAGTTTAgtttagaattttgtttttctgggGGTGGGGGTTTTATTGAAGGAATGAGAGAGGATTACAAATAATGCGTAAGTTCTGGGCAGCCATCTCGTGTTGCTTCTGATTTCTTCCCACTTCCCCGTAAATGGACAAATTCCTAGCTCTGTGGCCTTTGAACTTATGTCATAGAACTGCAAATATACAAAACAGCTTGCgtgtatcaataaaaatatggaTATATGGCCAGCTACCCCAGAAAATGGGAAAAGcaatttagatataaaaaaaggtaatcTAGATATAAAACAGCACTCTCACAAGTCAACATGTCTATCATCATGTACTCCAATTGCTGGAATTACCTCCTAGGCGCATAGAAttgcaaatataattaaaacaccACAAGAATTATTACCTTTGTaaggaatgaaatgaaaagctCAGACAAAGAATTTCGATTAATTGCTCTGGATTTGTTTGATCTATATCTAGATATATTAGCAGCACATATTTCTCCAATACGTCTTTCTGCATCAGTCCTCACACCTACAGAACATGTTGGAATACAGGTCAGAGAGATACTTCAACCAAGCTATTAATTACTGTTGATGCTTGTAGAAGATTAGATCAGTTTTTATGCAATGCAAATCATATGTTATATgtccaaaaaaaattgtaagttGAAACTACCATTTTAGGAAAACTTCAAGATGAGATGAGCTCCAAGTGATATAagtcaataaataaaacattgtaaaaattatgaaaaactgACTGAAAAAACCGGAGacattttatcatgttttgaGCCTTATCAAGAAAATGTCAAGATCAGTTCAACTCACTCGATAGCTAGACAGAATGTGCTCCAGACTTCGTAGCAAGACAAaatgaaaaactatattatGAAAAAGAACTTGTTTCAAACCAAGTTGTAGATTGCTGactcttaattgaaaaaatcatcatcaaatacTGAGACAGGTTGGAGTTCATCTATTAGTTACCGACTCATATTTACTTCCCAGAAGTCATGAGAAACTGTAACCTAGCACAAACAACCATACCACATGGAtcttaacttaaaataaattgaggacTATAAGTTTTGTAACTGTAATATACTAATTTTTTCTctgtatcaaataaaattacaagCCAAAAGGCAGTATGGGGGATTGGGGAATCTTTTATACAATATGATATCATATTCGTGCTATGTGCAGTGCTTGGAGACAGCAACAATTGTGGCTCCTCTGGGAACCAGAGGGCCTCCTTGAATCATCTGTTCAGGAGTACTGCCAGAAAGGCACAGGCTACAGTTACAGAGGTAAAAATCAGACTAGTGCAAATCCACAATGCATGAATGCATGCGCAGCCACTTACACACATGCTGAGAGTGGAAATTTACTAATTAAATTCCAGACTCATCGTTAACTGTGATCACATAAACaaggaagaaattaatatttttagaaaagaatGCAAATAGCATAGGCTTACTGTGTGAGCTTATTTGGATTAAACATGAGAAGTACCTGTAAGATCATCAATAACATTTCTTGGGTAAATTTCTTTAAGGGGAGGTAAAATGGCAGGCACACAAGTCTGcaagaaaaaccataaacaaaaaagaacttaATAAGATGGAAGTCCTTACAGCTATAAAGAAATATATCCAGTAAAGCACAGAAGTAGGCTACACACTAGCTATAGAGGAGACCAATGAACatgaaag includes:
- the LOC7490375 gene encoding 60S ribosomal protein L35a-1 → MVKGRQGERVRLYVRGTILGYKRSKSNQYPNTSLIQIEGVNTKEEVAWYAGKRMAYIYKAKVKRDGTHYRCIWGKVTRPHGNSGVVRAKFKSNLPPKSMGCRVRVFMYPSNI
- the LOC7490376 gene encoding protein HESO1 produces the protein MNTYRVLEPTLKDILNGIQPLREDWVVRFKVIEELEDVVKSVESLRGSTVEPFGSFVSNLFTRWGDLDISIVLSNGSYISSAGKRRKQNLLEDVLKALRQRGGWQRLQFIPNARVPILKFENASISCDVSIDNMQGLMKSKFLFWINEIDRRFRDMVLLVKEWAKTHNINNPKTGSLNSYSLSLLVIFHFQTCVPAILPPLKEIYPRNVIDDLTGVRTDAERRIGEICAANISRYRSNKSRAINRNSLSELFISFLTKFYDISSKATELGICPFTGKWEEIRSNTRWLPRTYALFIEDPFEQPENTARAVSAANLMKISEAIQTTHHRLVTANQNQISFLGMLVRPRISRIIAGTPASNSSYTAGHQVRIPVGTPSYTSVHRVRTPVGTSSYMAGQHITTRSQTSRSVYSPSQAQFQTLNISPASHPSNLSSQTLNIRPASHTSNLSSQRMGSGSRNSTNERQENQTINSTRQRYVPHYHIQGQPAWRPKSDQ